A segment of the Flavobacteriales bacterium genome:
CCGTACCTTCACGGTTCAATTCGTTACTATGAAAAAGATCGGCATTTTTACATCGGGTGGGGATGCGCCCGGCATGAACGCCTGCATACGTGCTGTGGTACGCACTGCCCTGCGGAACAACCTGGAGGTATACGGAATCTACAGAGGCTATGAAGGCATGATTGAAGGAGACATCGTACCCCTCACATCCGCTTCCGTATCCAACATCGTACAACGCGGTGGTACCGTTCTGAAATCTTCCAGGAGCAAGGAGTTTATGACACCTGATGGGCGCAAACAGGCGTACGATCACCTGCAAAGTCACGGTATGGAAGCGCTGATAGCCATGGGGGGAGACGGTACCTTCAAAGGAGCTTCGGTATTCAACAGTGAGTACGGAATACCTTGCGTAGGAATTCCCTGCACCATAGATAATGATCTCTACGGAACAGATTTTACCATTGGATATGATACGGCCATTAATACGGTGGTTGAAGCTGTTGACAAAATCCGTGATACGGCCAATTCTCACAACCGACTATTCATTGTGGAGGTCATGGGACGGGATGCCGGCTTCATTGCCCTGCGCTCTGGTATTGCATCCGGCGCCGATGCCATCCTCGTGCCGGAAACGGAAACGGATATGGAGTATGTTGCCAGAAACATCCAGAAAGGATGGGATAAGAAACGGGGTGCCAGCATTCTCATCGTTGCCGAAGGCGATGAATACGGCGGCGCCATCATCGTTGAGAAAGACCTGAAGAGCAGATTCCCGGACAAGGAGATCAGGGTGTCCATTCTCGGTCACCTGCAACGGGGAGGCAACCCCTCGTGTATGGACAGGGTGCTGGCTGCCCGCATGGGATGGGCAGCTGTCAAAGGATTGATGGAAGGTCGCAATGCCGTTATGGCTGGTATCATCAACGGTGAAGTGGTATACACGCCTTTTGAAAAGGCAACCAAGCACCACCTTTCCCTCAACCCCGAATTGCTGGAACTGGCGGATATGCTTTCCTGATCATTATGGCTGAAGCAACACATACGTTTGCAGATGTGATATTGCCGCTGGCACTCCCGGGTTATTTCACCTATTATGTGCCGGAGGCATACGTGCCTGAAATCCATCCTGGAAAACGCGTTGTGGTTCAGTTTGGGCGCAAGCGGTTGTACACAGCCATCGTGCATTCAGTTCATCATCAGCCACCAAAAGGCTATGCCGCCAAGTTTATTCATGAAGTGATTCGTGAAGAGGCGCCCGTCAATCACCGGCAGCTGCAATTGTGGACATGGATCTCGGAATACTATATGTGCTACCCGGGTGAAGTATACACCGCAGCCCTTCCTGGTGGCCTCCGCCTGTCCAGTGAAACACGTATCACTCAACCCGGGGGCGTGGTGGATGAAGAATCTTTAAGTGATGATGAGTTTCTGGTGTACGAAGCCCTGCAGTCTGAACCCGTGCTGGATGTAAATGCAGTACAGGCCATTCTGGGTAAGAAGGAAGTACATCCTTTGCTCCGGTCCATGCTGGAAAAGGGTGCTGTGATACTGGAAGAGGAATTGAAGGAAAAGTACAAGCCTAAGCTGGCTGACTACGTGCAACTGCATCCGGATTGTACCGGCGATGAAAAGTTATCTGCCGTTTTTGAAGAGTTGTCCAGGGCACCCAAACAGGAAGCCCTCCTGCTGTCATTTATTGATCTGAATGCCCGGATAAAACATCCGGCCGGTGTGCCCAAGAACGACTTGCTGAAACGTGCAGGTGCATCCCTGGCGTCCCTTCGGCCATTGATAGAAAAGAATGTGCTGCGGATATTTTCAGCAGAGGTGGATCGCTTGCCATCGTTTACCGGAGATACCACAGGTGATATGAAGCTCTCACCTCAGCAATCCGGCGCCGTACAATCCATTCAAAATCATTTTGAGGAGAACCGTCCGGTGTTACTGCACGGCGTAACAGGTTCCGGAAAAACAGAAGTGTATATCCGGCTGATCAGAGATGTCCTGGAATCGGGTAAGCAGGTTTTGTATTTGTTGCCGGAGATTGCGCTCACCACCCAGATCATCGGTAGGCTACAACAACACTTTGGCGATAAGGTGGCTGTTTATCATAGCCGGCTGAATGAACATGAAAGGGTGGAGGTATGGCAACAGGTGCGGACAGGAAAAAAGCCGCTTGTTCTGGGTGCCCGATCTTCTATATTTCTGCCGTTTGATAACCTGGGTTTGGTGGTGGTGGATGAAGAACATGAAACAAGTTTTAAACAGTTCGACCCCGCTCCACGTTACCACGCCCGCGATGTGGCACTGGTCTTGGGGCAGATGTATGAAGCAAATGTTGTACTGGGTTCCGCCACACCTTCACTGGAATCATATCGTCATGCCACATCCGGAAAGTACGGCTATGTGGAGATGGTCGAACGTTTCGGCGCCGCGGTTCTTCCCGATATGCAAGTGGTGAATCTCGCCGAAGCGCAACATCGAAAACAACTGCAAGGGTCTTTCAGTACAACACTGGTTGAAGAGATCAAGGCTACGCTGGATCGCGGGGAACAAGTCATCCTTTTCCAGAATCGTCGTGGTTTTTCTCCTTTCATAGAATGTAATTTGTGCGGATGGGTACCCCAGTGCACCCGATGTGATGTGAGTCTTACTTACCATAAAAAGGCACATCACCTCAGGTGTCACTATTGCGGATATTCCATAGAGATGCCATCGCGATGTGCATCCTGTCAGAGCCGTGAATTACAAACCATCGGACTGGGTACCGAAAGGGTGGAGGAGGAGATCGCATTGCTGTTTCC
Coding sequences within it:
- the priA gene encoding primosomal protein N', whose protein sequence is MAEATHTFADVILPLALPGYFTYYVPEAYVPEIHPGKRVVVQFGRKRLYTAIVHSVHHQPPKGYAAKFIHEVIREEAPVNHRQLQLWTWISEYYMCYPGEVYTAALPGGLRLSSETRITQPGGVVDEESLSDDEFLVYEALQSEPVLDVNAVQAILGKKEVHPLLRSMLEKGAVILEEELKEKYKPKLADYVQLHPDCTGDEKLSAVFEELSRAPKQEALLLSFIDLNARIKHPAGVPKNDLLKRAGASLASLRPLIEKNVLRIFSAEVDRLPSFTGDTTGDMKLSPQQSGAVQSIQNHFEENRPVLLHGVTGSGKTEVYIRLIRDVLESGKQVLYLLPEIALTTQIIGRLQQHFGDKVAVYHSRLNEHERVEVWQQVRTGKKPLVLGARSSIFLPFDNLGLVVVDEEHETSFKQFDPAPRYHARDVALVLGQMYEANVVLGSATPSLESYRHATSGKYGYVEMVERFGAAVLPDMQVVNLAEAQHRKQLQGSFSTTLVEEIKATLDRGEQVILFQNRRGFSPFIECNLCGWVPQCTRCDVSLTYHKKAHHLRCHYCGYSIEMPSRCASCQSRELQTIGLGTERVEEEIALLFPDARTKRMDLDSTRAKHGHRNIIHAFEKQEIDILVGTQMVTKGLDFDHVGLVGVLNADHMMNVPEFRAFERAYQLMVQVSGRAGRKDKKGKVLIQTRTPEHQVVKDVLAHDYIHMATRELEERKIYGYPPFTRLVRLTLKHRQAEAVHAAAVDLAGRLHEPFGKRVLGPEPPAISRVRNFYLMNIMIKMEQKLPLKRAKEVIGEIIESFSNEKSYRNVRIVTDVDPV
- the pfkA gene encoding 6-phosphofructokinase; the encoded protein is MKKIGIFTSGGDAPGMNACIRAVVRTALRNNLEVYGIYRGYEGMIEGDIVPLTSASVSNIVQRGGTVLKSSRSKEFMTPDGRKQAYDHLQSHGMEALIAMGGDGTFKGASVFNSEYGIPCVGIPCTIDNDLYGTDFTIGYDTAINTVVEAVDKIRDTANSHNRLFIVEVMGRDAGFIALRSGIASGADAILVPETETDMEYVARNIQKGWDKKRGASILIVAEGDEYGGAIIVEKDLKSRFPDKEIRVSILGHLQRGGNPSCMDRVLAARMGWAAVKGLMEGRNAVMAGIINGEVVYTPFEKATKHHLSLNPELLELADMLS